In a single window of the Bradyrhizobium sp. ORS 285 genome:
- a CDS encoding IS1182 family transposase has translation MTNRPFKSGESREQASLFPPRIEDYVSADNPVRAIDGYVDALDLAKLGFRHADRRAAGAGQPPYAPSDLLKLYLYGYINQIRSSRRLEREACRNLELIWLLKSLKPGYRTIANFRKENWAALKAANRSFVLLLRELDLIGGTLVAVDGALFHGNASKDSIFTRGKLAKQIAKLDEEIEAYGKSLDTNDAAEAKRPDNGKDGNGGGDVGDRIKELMARRERAQSDLENLDKNDKGQVSKTDPDARLLSKGDQTIAGYNVQSVVDDKNKLIVASEVVNRSDVRHLHMMAIAAKENLEVSSLQILADVGYYNSEDIKACEDDGITAYVPLHHGNGKKHTRFTRADFTYDSATDTYRCPAGQALHPTKKLWKNTSGRMERRYLGSVPTCSVCPLKASCLSAKAKSRNVSRWEHEEVLDRHRQRMASEQAGQLMRRRSALVEHPFGTLKCRAGYQHFLVRSFDKVRGEWSLMALSYNFSRVLNILGLNDFLARITAWAIAAQHAASAEANAAREAIPLALIRNWTMIRLWLEVAPRRALLAS, from the coding sequence ATGACGAATCGCCCGTTCAAGAGCGGTGAGAGCCGCGAGCAAGCCAGCCTGTTTCCACCGCGGATCGAGGATTACGTATCTGCGGACAATCCGGTTCGTGCGATCGATGGCTATGTCGATGCGCTCGACCTTGCCAAGCTTGGATTTCGGCACGCCGACCGGCGCGCGGCGGGAGCGGGACAGCCGCCATACGCCCCGTCCGATCTGCTGAAGCTGTACCTGTATGGCTATATCAACCAGATCCGGTCATCACGCCGGCTGGAGCGTGAAGCCTGCCGCAATCTGGAACTGATCTGGCTGCTGAAGTCTCTCAAGCCCGGCTACCGGACGATCGCCAATTTCCGCAAGGAGAACTGGGCGGCCCTGAAGGCCGCGAACCGCAGTTTCGTGCTGCTGCTTCGCGAACTCGATCTGATCGGCGGGACCCTGGTCGCGGTCGACGGGGCGCTATTCCACGGCAATGCCAGCAAGGACAGCATCTTCACGCGCGGGAAGCTCGCCAAACAGATCGCCAAGCTCGATGAGGAGATCGAGGCGTACGGCAAGTCCCTCGACACCAACGATGCAGCAGAAGCCAAGCGGCCCGACAACGGCAAGGATGGCAATGGCGGCGGCGATGTCGGGGACAGGATCAAGGAACTGATGGCGCGGCGTGAGCGCGCTCAGTCCGATCTGGAGAACCTTGACAAAAACGACAAGGGACAGGTGTCGAAGACCGACCCCGATGCGCGGCTGCTGAGCAAGGGCGATCAGACGATTGCAGGCTACAACGTCCAGAGCGTCGTTGACGACAAGAACAAGCTGATCGTCGCCAGCGAGGTCGTCAATCGCAGCGATGTCCGACACCTGCATATGATGGCGATAGCGGCCAAGGAGAACCTGGAGGTCTCGTCGCTGCAGATATTGGCCGATGTCGGCTACTACAACAGCGAGGATATCAAGGCTTGCGAGGATGATGGCATCACCGCCTATGTCCCGCTGCATCACGGCAATGGCAAGAAGCACACGCGCTTCACGCGAGCTGACTTCACCTACGATTCCGCAACCGACACCTACCGGTGTCCCGCAGGCCAGGCGCTGCATCCCACGAAGAAGCTCTGGAAGAATACGAGCGGCAGAATGGAACGCCGTTACCTGGGCTCAGTGCCGACCTGCAGCGTCTGCCCCCTCAAGGCGTCTTGCCTCTCCGCGAAGGCCAAAAGCCGCAACGTCTCTCGGTGGGAGCACGAGGAGGTGCTGGATCGTCACCGCCAGAGAATGGCGAGCGAACAGGCTGGCCAGCTGATGCGTCGCCGCTCAGCCCTCGTCGAACATCCGTTCGGCACACTCAAGTGCCGCGCCGGGTATCAGCATTTCCTCGTCCGCAGCTTCGACAAGGTTCGCGGGGAATGGAGCCTCATGGCGCTCTCTTACAACTTTAGCCGCGTCCTCAACATTCTCGGCCTGAACGACTTCCTCGCCCGCATCACCGCGTGGGCTATTGCAGCTCAACACGCCGCCTCTGCCGAGGCCAACGCCGCACGAGAGGCGATTCCGCTTGCCTTGATACGAAACTGGACGATGATACGGCTATGGCTCGAAGTCGCACCGCGCCGAGCCCTCCTAGCCTCCTAA
- a CDS encoding NAD(P)-dependent oxidoreductase, producing the protein MVAIGFIGLGVMGEPICRNVALKSGTTVLGFDRADAPLQRLAAVGVIRAASLAELAREADVIFMALPSGKHVQAVCDGDDGLLRHAQARHTIVDLGTSPVQATRELAARFAAKGAAYADAPIARTRQAAEDGTLSVMVGADAATFERLRPLIAMFATDITHCGGVGAGQVVKILNNMVLMQTVVALGEALETAKRAGLDPTLLFETLAKGSADSFALRNHGMKAMLPDTYPERAFSTEYARKDIGYALDLARSVQIDLPGAELADRRLGEAIEAGYRDLYWPVLARVIAASWTE; encoded by the coding sequence ATGGTGGCGATCGGATTCATCGGTTTGGGCGTGATGGGCGAGCCGATCTGTCGGAACGTGGCGCTGAAGTCCGGCACCACGGTGCTTGGCTTCGATCGAGCGGATGCGCCGCTGCAGCGCCTCGCTGCGGTCGGCGTCATCAGGGCCGCATCGCTGGCGGAGCTGGCGCGCGAGGCGGATGTGATCTTCATGGCGTTGCCGAGCGGCAAGCACGTCCAGGCCGTGTGCGACGGCGATGACGGCCTGCTCCGCCACGCGCAGGCGCGTCACACCATCGTGGACCTCGGCACCTCGCCCGTGCAGGCCACCCGGGAGCTGGCCGCGCGTTTCGCGGCCAAGGGCGCCGCCTACGCCGATGCGCCGATCGCCCGCACGCGGCAGGCGGCCGAGGACGGCACGCTGAGCGTGATGGTGGGCGCGGACGCGGCGACGTTCGAGCGGCTGCGGCCGCTGATCGCGATGTTCGCGACCGACATCACCCATTGCGGCGGCGTCGGCGCCGGCCAGGTCGTGAAGATCCTCAACAACATGGTGCTGATGCAGACCGTGGTGGCGCTCGGCGAGGCACTGGAGACCGCCAAGCGCGCGGGCCTCGATCCCACGCTGCTGTTCGAGACTCTTGCGAAGGGCTCGGCCGACAGCTTCGCGCTGCGCAACCACGGCATGAAGGCGATGCTGCCCGACACATACCCGGAGCGCGCCTTTTCCACCGAATATGCGCGTAAGGACATCGGCTATGCGCTGGATCTCGCCAGGTCTGTGCAGATCGATCTGCCGGGCGCGGAGCTTGCGGACCGACGGCTTGGAGAGGCGATCGAGGCGGGGTATCGCGATCTGTATTGGCCGGTGCTGGCGCGCGTGATCGCGGCGTCATGGACGGAGTGA